A region from the Chitinophaga sp. Cy-1792 genome encodes:
- a CDS encoding SusD/RagB family nutrient-binding outer membrane lipoprotein, which produces MKKWLIPFYILTAALAFAGCRKDLDRININPNEATSPDIEYLFANGIKANADTYWGTDATMETSLLYVQYWAKIQYPDPDRYIPASTNIQNVWNNFYSQGITDFTTVIQLGDSLKQPGYKAAGIIMRSWIFQVLTDLYGDIPYTQAGQIEKYLTPKYDAQQDVYNGLLTELKQAVTIIDANPGATINGDSLLVGKLQSWKKFANGLRSRIALRIADRDPAGAQKVFADLQAEGNVFFADGDRDARLNYLASPSQNPVGKNRETRNDYRISKTVIDYLQNLNDPRLPVYAAKPANGGPYLGVTNGLSADSASRLGFTKTSDVGAAFTASQAPALLFTYAEQLFILAEAAQRGLYNGDAATLYNQAVRAAFKQYSITGATVDAYLAQPAVQYNAANYKKSIGEQKWLALFSEGLEAFAEWRRLDYPQLTPAYTGVLSGKIPVRLTYPSSEQALNGKNYKAAVAHQGTDLLTTKVWFDMY; this is translated from the coding sequence ATGAAGAAGTGGCTTATTCCATTTTATATACTCACAGCAGCCCTGGCATTTGCAGGATGCCGCAAAGACCTGGACCGTATCAATATTAACCCGAACGAGGCAACGTCGCCGGATATCGAATACCTTTTCGCCAATGGTATCAAAGCTAACGCTGATACCTACTGGGGTACAGATGCTACCATGGAAACGAGTCTGCTCTACGTGCAGTACTGGGCTAAAATCCAGTATCCCGATCCGGACCGCTACATTCCGGCCAGCACCAATATCCAGAATGTCTGGAACAACTTCTATTCCCAGGGTATCACGGATTTTACCACCGTTATACAACTGGGTGATAGTCTGAAACAGCCTGGCTACAAGGCAGCCGGTATTATCATGCGTTCCTGGATTTTTCAGGTGCTGACAGACCTTTACGGTGATATCCCCTATACACAGGCAGGCCAGATCGAAAAATATCTTACGCCTAAATATGATGCACAGCAGGATGTTTACAATGGCTTGCTCACGGAACTGAAGCAGGCGGTCACCATCATTGATGCCAATCCTGGGGCCACCATTAATGGCGACTCCCTGTTGGTAGGTAAGCTGCAAAGCTGGAAGAAATTTGCCAATGGCCTGCGTTCCCGCATAGCACTGCGTATCGCCGACCGTGATCCTGCCGGGGCTCAGAAAGTATTTGCTGACCTCCAGGCAGAAGGGAATGTTTTCTTTGCGGATGGCGACAGGGATGCAAGACTGAACTATCTGGCTTCTCCTTCTCAGAACCCGGTAGGCAAAAACCGTGAAACACGTAACGATTATCGTATAAGCAAAACCGTTATAGACTACCTGCAAAACCTGAACGACCCACGTTTACCGGTATACGCAGCCAAACCTGCCAACGGTGGCCCTTACCTGGGTGTTACCAACGGCCTTTCTGCTGATTCGGCATCCCGCCTTGGTTTTACCAAAACCTCAGACGTAGGTGCAGCCTTCACCGCCTCACAGGCGCCGGCATTGCTGTTTACCTATGCAGAGCAGCTGTTTATCCTGGCAGAAGCGGCACAACGTGGCCTGTATAACGGTGACGCAGCTACGCTGTACAACCAGGCTGTACGCGCTGCCTTCAAGCAATACAGTATCACTGGCGCTACGGTAGATGCCTATCTTGCACAACCTGCCGTACAGTACAATGCAGCAAACTATAAAAAATCAATAGGAGAGCAGAAATGGCTGGCGCTCTTCAGCGAAGGACTGGAAGCCTTTGCAGAGTGGAGAAGACTGGATTATCCGCAGCTGACGCCGGCATACACAGGCGTGCTGTCTGGCAAAATTCCTGTCCGGCTCACCTATCCTTCCAGTGAACAGGCCTTGAACGGCAAGAACTATAAAGCAGCAGTAGCGCACCAGGGTACAGACCTGCTCACTACTAAAGTCTGGTTCGACATGTACTAA
- a CDS encoding sesquiterpene cyclase, translating to MKIANLETQLKTLHIPHFSLPWQPAISPYVESTEKDMLSWAASYGLFLNDDYEKRVVRTRYAWLAARCYPNATRELLQVIADYFVWFFLVDDLFVDRVETLSADTLPHLTAMIDVMDFNKAGPHPVYGELAWLDVCQRLLRLLSAEHFERFAQGMRLWATTAGLQILNHLNAQSADMRLYESIRRHTSGMNPCMALSDVANAGPVDPAIYHSPAIQQLCRYTNNIVCWSNDIQSVGIEAQQPGQFRNMVLIYAEQGHTLQEGVDYTATRVYEELARFIISSDELLATADAPLKGLIDGLKYWMKGYMDWVNLDTLRYSAVFAADDADDSGLL from the coding sequence ATGAAAATAGCAAACCTGGAAACCCAGCTGAAAACGCTGCACATTCCCCATTTCAGCCTTCCCTGGCAGCCAGCCATTTCCCCTTATGTGGAAAGCACAGAAAAAGATATGCTCTCCTGGGCGGCCAGCTATGGGCTCTTTTTAAATGATGACTATGAAAAACGGGTAGTACGCACCCGCTATGCCTGGCTGGCAGCGAGGTGTTATCCCAACGCCACCAGGGAGCTGTTGCAGGTGATCGCGGATTATTTTGTATGGTTTTTTCTGGTAGATGATCTTTTTGTAGATCGGGTAGAAACCCTTTCTGCGGATACCTTACCCCATCTCACTGCCATGATAGACGTCATGGATTTCAATAAAGCAGGCCCGCATCCGGTATACGGAGAACTCGCCTGGCTGGATGTTTGCCAGCGTTTACTCCGGCTACTCAGCGCCGAACATTTCGAACGGTTTGCACAAGGGATGCGCTTGTGGGCCACTACTGCCGGACTACAGATCCTGAACCACCTCAACGCCCAATCTGCCGACATGCGCCTGTATGAATCCATCCGCCGCCATACCAGTGGTATGAACCCCTGCATGGCCCTGAGTGATGTGGCCAATGCCGGACCGGTAGATCCCGCAATTTATCATAGCCCTGCCATACAGCAACTATGCCGGTATACCAATAACATCGTGTGCTGGAGCAACGACATACAAAGTGTTGGCATTGAAGCGCAACAGCCAGGTCAGTTCAGGAATATGGTTCTCATATACGCAGAACAGGGGCATACTTTACAGGAGGGCGTTGATTATACAGCAACACGTGTGTACGAAGAACTGGCACGCTTCATCATCAGCAGCGATGAATTGCTTGCCACCGCAGATGCACCACTAAAGGGCCTGATAGATGGCCTGAAGTATTGGATGAAAGGATATATGGATTGGGTTAACCTGGATACTTTACGTTATAGCGCAGTATTTGCCGCTGATGATGCAGATGACAGCGGTCTGTTATAA
- a CDS encoding SusC/RagA family TonB-linked outer membrane protein, translated as MINLKRLIGLVTALCWLQQAIAQDVRVSGVVTSRSDAQRIPGAVIRVKGTSTGTQTDADGRYVITAHEKDTLQVSFLGFVSSNVVVGSNHVINIFLENTDQKLNEVVVTALGISREKKSLGYAVQELKSKDISEAKETNLVNALSGKIAGVQVTNSQGNMGSSRIVIRGETSIAGNNQPLFVLDGVPVDNSQLGVGTGRDFANAISDINPDDIAAISVLKGPNAAALYGSRASGGVIVIKTKTGKDTKGGLGVTVNSGATFDKVLILPDFQNSYGQGTGGQFSYVDGKGGGLNDGVDESWGPKMDGRLIPQFFSNGEAVPFVAHPNNVKDFYVTGYTLNNGVSVGGATEKSDYRFSYNNTKQQGILPNTGITRNTFVASNNFHITPKLTLSTYANYVSSGADNLPGVDGKRGNSVTLQFIWFGRQVDVERLKNYKAADGTDYNWNHSYYSNPYWIQNENTAGMQRHRFLGNARLSYEIQPWLTAGFRIGTDYYQDRRKYRVAYYTNGTPFGSYTEDAYAVNETNGEFTLNAKKKLGRGFDIDVLAGGNLRTNQFEQNYQQAPRLAMKGLYTLNNSRDPLVSTNLLNRQKVYSAFGSAQVGYRNYAFVNLTARNDWSSTLPVSYFYPSVNASLVLSEALHLESNTLSLLKLRGGWAQVGKDTDPYQQVNTYPFSTPFGSQPLLTVSDKYLIKNIKPEITTSTELGVEAGFFKNRAKVDVTYYNTLSRNQILLADVSASTGYLKKLLNSGELKNHGIEIQLGGTPYISRSGFRWDVSVNYARNVSEVVSLDSDGFLNNYVLGSSGNIQVIATTGQRYGALFGTAYARDAQGRIIVDANGRPQTDPNKKVLGYFTPNWTGSISNNFSFKGFSLSFLIDTKQGGSIWSGTNSTGMGTGVLAATMPGRDAENGGLPYYYDGKQNVQLASHDATAPNGAVVKHDGIIFDGYTVDGKKNTAILSAQDYYKAKYSSNLNESAIYDASFVKLREIKIGYALPQSLVKKWGLQAVNIALVGRNLGYLSKHTPNIDPETAFNTGNGQGLETLQIPTTRSYGFNLNVSF; from the coding sequence ATGATAAACCTGAAGAGGCTCATAGGCCTGGTGACAGCGCTATGCTGGCTGCAGCAAGCTATTGCCCAGGATGTACGGGTAAGCGGGGTGGTAACCTCCCGCAGCGATGCCCAGCGTATACCCGGCGCCGTTATCCGTGTGAAAGGAACAAGCACCGGTACACAAACCGACGCCGATGGCCGCTACGTCATCACAGCACATGAAAAAGACACCCTCCAGGTTTCCTTCCTGGGATTTGTTTCCTCCAACGTAGTGGTAGGCAGCAATCATGTCATCAATATATTCCTGGAAAATACAGACCAGAAGCTGAATGAAGTGGTGGTAACCGCACTGGGCATCTCCAGGGAAAAGAAATCTCTCGGATATGCAGTGCAGGAGCTGAAATCAAAGGATATCTCCGAGGCAAAGGAAACCAACCTGGTAAATGCCCTCTCCGGTAAAATTGCTGGTGTACAGGTAACCAACAGCCAGGGAAATATGGGTTCTTCCCGTATCGTTATCCGCGGCGAAACTTCTATTGCAGGCAACAACCAGCCACTCTTTGTACTGGATGGCGTACCGGTAGATAACAGCCAGCTGGGCGTAGGTACCGGCCGCGATTTTGCCAACGCCATCTCTGATATCAATCCTGACGACATCGCGGCCATCAGCGTGCTGAAAGGCCCCAACGCAGCGGCATTGTACGGTTCCCGTGCATCCGGTGGCGTTATCGTCATCAAAACAAAAACAGGAAAAGATACCAAAGGCGGTTTAGGCGTTACCGTTAACTCAGGCGCTACCTTCGACAAAGTACTGATCCTGCCCGACTTCCAGAACTCCTACGGACAAGGTACCGGCGGACAGTTCTCCTATGTAGATGGTAAAGGCGGCGGACTCAATGATGGTGTAGACGAAAGCTGGGGCCCGAAAATGGACGGACGTCTTATTCCGCAGTTCTTCTCTAATGGTGAAGCAGTACCATTTGTAGCACATCCCAACAACGTAAAGGATTTCTACGTGACCGGCTATACGCTGAATAACGGGGTTTCTGTTGGAGGTGCTACCGAAAAATCTGACTACCGCTTCTCTTATAATAATACCAAACAACAGGGTATCCTGCCTAATACCGGCATCACCCGCAATACCTTCGTTGCCAGCAACAACTTCCATATCACGCCTAAACTGACGCTCAGCACCTATGCCAACTATGTTAGCAGTGGTGCAGACAACCTCCCGGGTGTGGATGGTAAACGCGGTAACAGCGTGACCCTGCAGTTTATCTGGTTTGGTCGCCAGGTGGATGTGGAAAGACTGAAAAACTATAAGGCCGCTGATGGCACCGATTATAACTGGAACCACAGCTACTATAGCAACCCTTACTGGATCCAGAACGAAAATACCGCGGGTATGCAGCGTCACCGCTTCCTCGGAAATGCACGCCTGTCGTACGAAATACAGCCATGGCTGACAGCCGGTTTCCGCATTGGTACCGACTACTACCAGGACCGCCGTAAATACCGTGTGGCATATTATACCAATGGTACGCCATTTGGATCCTATACGGAGGATGCCTACGCTGTCAATGAAACCAATGGTGAGTTTACGCTGAACGCTAAAAAGAAGCTGGGCCGCGGATTTGATATCGATGTGCTGGCAGGTGGTAACCTCCGCACCAATCAGTTCGAACAAAACTACCAGCAGGCGCCACGCCTCGCAATGAAAGGCCTCTATACGCTGAACAACTCCCGCGATCCGCTGGTGTCTACGAACCTGCTCAACAGGCAGAAAGTATACAGTGCCTTCGGTTCTGCGCAGGTGGGCTACCGCAACTATGCTTTCGTGAACCTCACCGCACGTAACGACTGGTCATCAACCTTACCGGTATCTTACTTCTATCCGTCCGTGAATGCGAGCCTGGTACTCTCCGAAGCCCTGCACCTGGAAAGCAATACACTCTCGCTGCTGAAACTCCGTGGCGGATGGGCACAGGTAGGTAAAGACACCGATCCTTATCAGCAGGTGAATACCTATCCTTTCAGTACTCCATTTGGATCGCAGCCACTGCTGACGGTTTCAGATAAATATCTTATCAAAAATATCAAACCGGAGATCACCACTTCTACAGAACTTGGTGTGGAAGCAGGTTTCTTTAAAAACAGGGCGAAGGTAGATGTGACCTATTACAATACCCTCAGCCGCAACCAGATACTGCTGGCGGATGTAAGTGCTTCTACCGGCTACCTGAAGAAACTGCTGAACAGCGGTGAACTGAAAAATCATGGTATAGAAATCCAGCTGGGTGGCACACCATATATTTCCCGTTCCGGTTTTCGTTGGGACGTCAGCGTTAACTACGCCAGAAATGTGAGTGAAGTGGTATCGCTGGATAGCGACGGCTTCCTGAACAACTATGTACTGGGAAGTTCCGGTAATATCCAGGTGATAGCCACTACCGGACAGCGTTACGGCGCCTTGTTCGGTACTGCGTACGCACGTGATGCCCAGGGGCGTATCATCGTAGATGCCAACGGCCGCCCGCAGACAGACCCCAACAAAAAAGTGCTGGGCTATTTCACGCCGAACTGGACGGGAAGTATCAGCAACAACTTCTCCTTTAAAGGTTTTAGTCTGAGCTTCCTCATCGATACCAAACAGGGTGGTTCCATCTGGTCAGGTACCAATTCTACAGGTATGGGTACCGGCGTACTGGCCGCTACCATGCCGGGAAGAGATGCAGAAAACGGTGGTTTGCCTTATTACTATGATGGCAAACAGAATGTACAGCTGGCGTCGCATGATGCTACTGCCCCGAATGGCGCTGTGGTAAAACATGATGGTATCATCTTCGATGGTTATACAGTGGATGGCAAGAAAAATACGGCTATACTGTCGGCACAGGACTACTACAAAGCGAAATACAGCAGCAACCTGAATGAGAGTGCCATCTATGATGCATCTTTTGTTAAGCTGAGAGAAATAAAAATAGGATATGCCCTGCCACAGTCACTCGTAAAGAAATGGGGATTGCAGGCAGTAAACATTGCGCTGGTAGGCAGAAACCTTGGTTACCTGAGCAAGCATACCCCTAACATTGATCCTGAAACGGCCTTTAATACCGGCAACGGGCAGGGACTGGAAACATTACAGATCCCGACTACCCGCAGCTATGGTTTTAACCTGAATGTTTCATTTTAA
- a CDS encoding sesquiterpene cyclase, whose product MKNTNPVENLAGITIPAITIPWPGAISPLVEDIETGMLQWAAEFGLIVNPTHAARIRRSKFAWFVARSYPNADITLLQMAADYGIWLFLVDDMLIDRMEMSPQERVTSLSALLDILDLEKAGQHPVYGELALLDLCRRFRKNMNTTSCNRMMQAIRLWAAAAGLQILDHERAETPALSTYVTIRRYIGAVETTISLNDVLNYKPVTDAVYNSPEVYQLRLIVNNVIAWGNDVHSAIIEAQQPGHFRNMPLIYASQGHTLQEGITFTVDNVYQEIARFSEIEASISTHADEALLNLIQGFKDCISGYYNWVLLDTQRYSKEHMAMDANDSKSI is encoded by the coding sequence ATGAAAAATACTAACCCCGTAGAAAACCTGGCTGGGATTACTATTCCAGCTATAACAATACCCTGGCCTGGCGCTATCTCCCCATTGGTGGAAGACATAGAAACCGGTATGCTGCAATGGGCTGCCGAATTCGGACTGATTGTTAACCCAACGCATGCCGCACGTATCAGGCGGTCAAAATTTGCCTGGTTTGTAGCCCGCAGTTATCCCAATGCAGACATCACCCTGTTGCAAATGGCGGCTGATTATGGCATCTGGTTGTTTCTGGTAGATGATATGTTGATAGACCGTATGGAAATGAGCCCGCAGGAGAGAGTTACCAGCCTCAGTGCACTCCTGGATATACTGGATCTGGAAAAGGCCGGACAGCACCCTGTTTACGGAGAGCTGGCGTTGCTGGACCTCTGCCGGCGTTTCAGGAAAAACATGAACACAACATCCTGTAACAGGATGATGCAGGCCATCCGTTTATGGGCCGCTGCCGCAGGTTTGCAGATACTGGACCATGAAAGGGCAGAAACGCCTGCATTAAGTACCTATGTAACCATCAGGCGTTATATCGGTGCAGTAGAAACAACGATCTCCCTGAATGATGTGCTGAACTACAAGCCGGTTACTGATGCGGTGTACAATAGCCCTGAAGTTTATCAGCTCAGGTTGATCGTCAATAACGTGATAGCATGGGGAAATGATGTCCATAGTGCCATTATTGAGGCACAACAGCCTGGCCATTTCAGGAATATGCCATTAATCTATGCCTCGCAGGGCCACACGCTCCAGGAAGGAATCACTTTTACTGTTGATAATGTTTACCAGGAAATAGCCAGGTTTTCGGAGATTGAAGCCAGCATCAGTACCCATGCTGATGAAGCGCTCCTGAACCTGATACAAGGCTTTAAAGATTGTATTTCCGGGTACTACAACTGGGTGTTGCTGGATACACAGCGCTATTCAAAAGAACATATGGCCATGGATGCCAATGATAGTAAGTCGATATAA